From Bacillus basilensis, a single genomic window includes:
- a CDS encoding ABC transporter permease, which produces MKTYIIRRFLQMIPTLFGTSIIIFFLFALLPGDYIDSNPKLTPERAQELRELYGLNKPIIERYFHWLVNALHGDFGFSLQYQEPVTSLLNKFIWNTFIVAVAALFFTWIIALIIGVISATKQHSWFDRLVTIGVFAAMSFPSFFIGLFLIKLLAVDLKLLPIGGMIDIGSNSTGIAYILEVLRHMILPVFILTLLGVGSLTRYFRTGMLDVIRQDYIRTARAKGLKERTVIYKHALKNAILPAITLLAFELPGLFSGAIIIEQIFNWPGIGSIQLEALNFRDYTVLMAFTMFLSCLTIMANFLADIVYAFVDPRIRLK; this is translated from the coding sequence ATATATCATTCGTAGGTTCCTTCAAATGATCCCTACATTGTTTGGTACATCTATTATTATTTTTTTCTTATTTGCACTTTTGCCGGGGGATTACATTGATTCAAATCCAAAGTTAACACCAGAGAGAGCTCAAGAGTTAAGGGAATTATATGGCTTAAACAAACCAATTATTGAAAGGTATTTTCACTGGTTAGTGAATGCTTTGCATGGTGATTTTGGATTTTCTTTACAGTATCAAGAACCGGTAACTTCATTACTTAATAAATTTATTTGGAATACATTTATCGTTGCTGTTGCAGCTTTATTTTTCACTTGGATTATTGCTCTTATTATTGGGGTTATTTCTGCAACAAAGCAGCATTCTTGGTTTGATAGATTGGTAACGATCGGTGTCTTTGCAGCAATGTCATTTCCATCATTCTTTATCGGGTTATTTTTAATTAAATTATTAGCAGTTGATTTAAAGTTATTACCTATTGGTGGCATGATTGATATTGGGAGTAACTCAACAGGGATAGCATACATATTAGAAGTATTACGTCATATGATTCTACCGGTGTTTATTTTAACGCTTCTTGGTGTAGGATCGTTAACACGATATTTTAGAACTGGCATGTTGGATGTTATTAGGCAAGATTATATTCGTACTGCTCGTGCAAAAGGCTTAAAAGAAAGAACTGTTATTTATAAACATGCATTGAAAAATGCAATTTTGCCAGCAATTACATTACTCGCTTTTGAATTACCAGGTTTATTTTCAGGAGCTATTATTATTGAACAGATTTTTAACTGGCCAGGAATCGGTAGCATTCAATTAGAAGCATTAAACTTCCGTGATTATACGGTATTAATGGCCTTTACGATGTTTCTTTCATGTTTAACAATTATGGCAAATTTTTTAGCGGATATTGTATATGCGTTTGTTGATCCAAGAATTCGCTTGAAGTAA
- the opp4C gene encoding oligopeptide ABC transporter permease, with protein sequence METITPIIEKKKERKKGNESSPWRQAYKKIKKNKMALYGLYILIFMFLFSFIGPIFSPYADGKVQVTQINKPPNLSHWLGTDQLGRDILTRLMQAGRISLTIGLASMLLSVILGALLGAIAGFYRGIVDHLIMRVADVLMSIPGLPLLIIMGAILSEWKLPSEYRLYVVMIILSLVGWPGLARLVRGQILTLREQSFMQAADVLGLKDSRKIIHHLVPNVLPLLIVVATLGVAGSILSESALSYLGLGVVPPTPSWGNMISAANSLLDFQKRPWLWIPPGFAIFITVVSINLLGDALRDALDPKMRR encoded by the coding sequence ATGGAGACTATTACACCAATAATAGAGAAAAAGAAAGAACGGAAAAAGGGAAACGAATCATCACCATGGCGCCAAGCGTATAAAAAAATTAAGAAAAATAAGATGGCATTGTATGGATTATACATTTTAATATTTATGTTTTTATTTAGTTTTATCGGTCCAATCTTTTCACCATATGCTGATGGAAAAGTACAAGTAACACAAATTAATAAACCACCCAACCTATCACATTGGCTTGGAACAGATCAGTTGGGACGGGATATTTTAACTAGACTTATGCAAGCAGGACGTATTTCATTAACAATTGGTTTAGCGTCGATGCTACTATCTGTTATACTAGGTGCTCTATTAGGAGCAATTGCTGGTTTTTATCGAGGTATTGTAGACCATTTAATTATGCGTGTTGCAGATGTCTTAATGTCCATTCCGGGATTACCGTTACTTATTATAATGGGAGCAATCTTATCAGAATGGAAATTACCATCGGAATACCGTTTATATGTTGTAATGATTATTTTAAGTTTAGTAGGATGGCCAGGACTTGCCCGTCTTGTGAGAGGACAAATTTTAACGTTGCGGGAGCAATCCTTTATGCAAGCAGCAGATGTATTAGGATTAAAGGATTCTCGGAAAATTATTCATCATTTAGTTCCTAACGTCTTACCGTTGCTTATTGTTGTAGCAACTTTGGGTGTGGCTGGATCTATTTTAAGTGAATCCGCACTAAGCTACTTAGGTCTCGGCGTCGTCCCACCTACACCATCATGGGGAAACATGATTAGTGCAGCGAACTCATTGCTTGATTTCCAAAAGCGTCCGTGGTTATGGATTCCGCCTGGTTTTGCAATCTTTATAACAGTTGTATCAATTAACTTACTTGGTGATGCACTTCGTGATGCGTTAGATCCAAAGATGAGACGGTAG